One stretch of Zingiber officinale cultivar Zhangliang chromosome 6B, Zo_v1.1, whole genome shotgun sequence DNA includes these proteins:
- the LOC121989615 gene encoding probable histone H2A.2: MAGRGKTLASGSAKKGSSRSSKAGLQFPVGRIARFLKAGKYAERVGAGAPVYLAAVLEYLAAEVLELAGNAARDNKKTRIMPRHIQLAVRNDDELTKLLGSVTIASGGVMPNIHNLLQPKKSSKPSAAGDDES; this comes from the exons ATGGCGGGGAGAGGGAAGACTTTGGCATCTGGTTCTGCCAAGAAGGGGTCGTCGAGGAGTAGCAAGGCCGGTCTCCAGTTCCCGGTCGGAAGGATCGCACGGTTCCTGAAGGCCGGGAAGTATGCCGAGCGAGTCGGCGCCGGCGCTCCGGTCTACCTCGCAGCTGTACTCGAGTACCTTGCAGCCGAG GTGTTGGAGTTAGCAGGCAATGCGGCTCGTGACAACAAGAAGACTCGAATCATGCCACGGCATATCCAACTGGCCGTGAGGAACGACGACGAGCTGACGAAGTTGCTTGGTTCCGTCACCATCGCTAGCGGCGGTGTGATGCCCAACATCCATAATCTTCTCCAGCCCAAGAAGTCTTCCAAGCCCTCTGCCGCCGGGGACGACGAGAGCTGA
- the LOC121989616 gene encoding peroxidase 1-like, with translation MASKALVFLLLLLPLALFSVFSGSAEAQGLTVGFYNTTCPDAETIVYNEMSEIIKNAPSLAAALLRMHFHDCFVRGCDASILLNGSETEKAAFPNLSVRGFGVIDRVKAKLEQACPATVSCADILALAARDAVTLTNGPSWAVPTGRRDGRVSIGDDTNQLPPPNVPSISDLTHTFACKGLSAKDLVVLSGAHTLGISHCSSFSNRLQSDDTLDPAYAAKLRAKCKSDTTLVEMDPGSRSTFDTSYFELVSKRRGLFASDAVLLQDPQTRAYVRGYASGCSSEFFKDFGESMVKMSSIGVLTGTEGEIRKLCSARN, from the exons ATGGCTTCCAAAGCTCTGGTGTTTTTGTTGCTCCTCCTCCCTCTGGCTCTGTTTTCTGTCTTCTCAGGCAGTGCAGAAGCACAAGGCTTGACCGTTGGGTTCTACAACACCACCTGCCCCGACGCTGAAACGATTGTGTACAATGAGATGAGCGAAATCATCAAGAATGCACCGAGTCTGGCTGCGGCTCTGCTCAGGATGCACTTCCATGATTGCTTCGTCAGG GGTTGCGATGCTTCGATTTTACTGAATGGAAGTGAAACCGAGAAGGCTGCATTTCCAAATCTCTCCGTCAGAGGATTCGGCGTCATTGACAGGGTCAAAGCTAAGCTCGAGCAAGCTTGTCCGGCGACTGTTTCCTGTGCAGATATCCTGGCACTGGCGGCGAGAGATGCCGTCACCTTG ACGAATGGCCCTTCTTGGGCAGTACCGACAGGGAGAAGAGATGGCAGAGTGTCAATTGGCGATGATACCAACCAATTGCCACCGCCCAATGTGCCGAGCATTTCGGACCTTACACATACCTTTGCATGCAAGGGACTCAGCGCGAAGGACCTTGTAGTTTTATCAG GTGCTCACACGCTCGGAATCTCGCATTGCTCGTCGTTTTCGAATCGACTCCAGTCTGATGACACTCTAGACCCTGCATATGCTGCCAAGTTGAGAGCGAAGTGCAAGAGTGATACGACCTTGGTGGAGATGGATCCTGGAAGCCGCTCCACCTTCGACACGAGTTACTTCGAGCTGGTGTCCAAGAGAAGAGGACTGTTCGCTTCGGATGCTGTGCTGCTGCAGGATCCGCAGACAAGAGCCTACGTCCGAGGTTATGCGAGTGGATGCTCTTCAGAGTTCTTCAAGGATTTCGGCGAATCGATGGTGAAGATGAGTAGCATTGGGGTGCTCACCGGCACGGAGGGAGAGATTAGGAAGCTCTGCTCTGCTAGGAACTGA
- the LOC121989617 gene encoding protein translation factor SUI1 homolog, protein MSDLEVQTPTAFDAFADANAEDSGAKEYVHIRIQQRNGRKSLTTVQGLKKEFSYNKILKDLKKEFCCNGTVVQDPELGQVIQLQGDQRKNVSSFLVQAGIVKKEHIKIHGF, encoded by the exons ATGTCTGATCTTGAAGTTCAGACCCCAACAGCTTTTG ATGCTTTTGCCGATGCAAATGCTGAGGACTCCGGTGCTAAGGAGTATGTGCATATCCGCATACAGCAACGGAACGGCCGGAAGAGTCTGACCACAGTGCAGGGATTAAAAAAAGAGTTTAGCTATAACAAGATATTGAAGGATCTGAAGAAAGAATTCTGCTGTAATGGTACTGTGGTTCAGGACCCAGAGCTGGGACAG GTCATTCAACTTCAAGGTGATCAACGAAAGAACGTTTCCAGCTTTTTAGTTCAG GCTGGAATTGTGAAGAAGGAGCATATTAAAATTCATGGTTTCTGA
- the LOC121989618 gene encoding probable dolichyl-diphosphooligosaccharide--protein glycosyltransferase subunit 3 — MASLIPIATLILLAAATSAAVPSGDDLVAELQTLRDQSPSGVIRLNDRLVSRFLSSVDTPRPYSFLIFFDANQLRSKAELHLPHLHSEFSLLSASFAAHHKEDDVSSSRLFFCDIEFGESQQSFGLFGVSSLPHARLVTPSTRSLRDSVSMDQSDISRGADSMADFVEAKTKISLGGPILRPPLISLRQVLFLLAAVLISAPFLIRRILEGDTFFHDRRVWMSLALFVYFFGVSGTMHNIIRNMPMVLPDRSNPDRLIFFYQGSGMQLGAEGFAIGSLYMVVGLVLAFVTHLLVRFRNISVQRGFMLVGMLLAYWAVSKVIYLDNWKTGYSIHAFWPKSWRG, encoded by the coding sequence ATGGCTTCCCTAATCCCGATCGCTACCCTCATCCTCCTCGCCGCCGCCACCTCCGCCGCCGTTCCTTCGGGGGATGATCTGGTAGCGGAGCTTCAGACTCTCCGAGATCAGTCACCCTCCGGTGTGATCCGCCTCAACGACCGCCTCGTCTCCCGCTTCCTTAGCTCCGTCGACACGCCTCGTCCCTATTCCTTCCTCATCTTCTTCGATGCCAACCAACTCCGCTCCAAGGCCGAGCTTCATCTCCCCCACCTCCATTCTGAGTTCTCCCTCCTCTCCGCCTCCTTCGCTGCCCACCACAAAGAAGACGACGTCTCGTCTTCTCGCCTTTTCTTCTGCGACATCGAGTTTGGGGAGTCCCAACAGTCCTTTGGCCTCTTTGGCGTCTCCAGCCTTCCCCATGCCCGCCTCGTAACTCCATCAACTCGTTCCCTCCGAGACTCCGTCTCCATGGACCAGTCCGACATCTCCCGGGGTGCCGACTCCATGGCCGACTTCGTTGAGGCCAAGACCAAAATCTCCCTCGGTGGTCCCATCCTACGCCCACCCCTTATCTCCCTCCGCCAGGTCCTCTTTCTTCTTGCTGCCGTCCTCATCTCCGCCCCATTCCTAATACGCCGCATACTTGAGGGCGACACCTTCTTTCACGACCGACGGGTCTGGATGTCCCTCGCTCTTTTCGTTTACTTCTTTGGAGTCTCGGGCACGATGCACAATATCATCCGTAACATGCCCATGGTGCTACCCGACCGCAGCAACCCCGATCGCCTCATCTTCTTCTACCAGGGATCTGGGATGCAGCTGGGGGCGGAAGGCTTCGCCATTGGATCCCTATACATGGTCGTTGGTCTTGTTCTGGCCTTCGTAACTCATTTGCTGGTCAGATTTCGGAACATCTCCGTTCAGAGGGGATTCATGCTGGTCGGGATGCTGCTGGCTTACTGGGCTGTGAGCAAGGTGATATATTTAGATAATTGGAAGACTGGGTATAGCATCCATGCTTTCTGGCCGAAGAGTTGGAGGGGATGA